GGACTGGCCGTAGCAAGAGAGCATGTGAGTCTGACCTCTCCACATCGATATCCTTTAGGTGCACAGATGCCTAAATTAGTGCCAGGAGCAGGTACACAGCGAGTGGTGACACAGCAGGAGTTTCCGATTTCCAGAACGATTACAGGGTCTGTTTTTGAAATTGAACCAGGTGGATTAAGAGAGTTGCACTGGCATCCAAATGCTGATGAGTGGCAGTATTTTATTCAGGGGAATGCGGAGATGGGGGTGTTTCTCGCGGAGGGACAGTTTGTAAAAGATCAGTTTGAGGCAGGAGATATTGGATATGTACCAATGGGTGCAGGACATTATATTAAGAATACAGGAGAGGAGAAATTGATTGTACTATTAGGGTTTAATAGTGGGAATTATGAAGCCATAGATTTGAGTATGTGGTTGAGCGGAAATCCAAAAGATATATTAGAAGCCAACTTTGGCACATCAAAAAGTATTGTCGAGAAGTTTCCGAATAAGGAGGCATTTATTATTAGGAAATAACTTACGGTCTGATTGTTTTAGCAACCGCTGTGGCAAATGCATATGGCGGGTTATGACTACTGCCTGGGCTTTTTTTATTGCATTAGGTTCCAATCCGTTATTCAGGCGAATGGTGGCGATAAAACCACTATCTGTAACGACTTTGGAAACATTATTCAGCGTACGAGGCACAAACCCAAACTCCTGGTAAGGATAGATAGATCAGGTATAAGGGGCCGAAAGACGGGACTGGAATGCAGGAGATGCTGATGCCGACGAGTTGATTATGGGGGGTGGGTAGTTCTGTGCGTTGATTATGAATAGGAAGTTTAGTGGGGCTACCAGAAGAGTGTCTATTGGACATGTGTCAACGGAGGGGGATGATAGGGTTGTTGAAGGATGGAGATGAAATGTGGACAGGTATATTTTGGAGGATGAGGAGATAGAAAAGAGCAAAAAGGAGTTTGTGGTGGTAAAAAAGGTGTTGACAACAAGATGGCTGAGGCAGTATAGGGCTTTGGTGACAAATGCTAGTAGTGGAGCGGTTTTGAGGAGTGATTTGTAGGAGTCTTTGGGAGTATTGTTGGGAGATATTTGAAAAATGTTTTACACATTTTGAAAAAATATTTGGAGATTTTCATTCAGTTTTTCACATTTGCAGCGGAGAAATGGCAGAGCGGTCGAATGCGGCGGTCTTGAAAACCGTTGACTGTAACAGGTCCGGGGGTTCGAATCCCTCTTTCTCCGCAAGCTTTAAGCCTTCAAGTCGAAAGATTTGGAGGCTTTTTGCCTATTTATAGGCCTTAATGATTTCTAATTGAGTACCATGGTTCTTACTAATCCTCAGGTCTTATATATACTCTCACCTTGATATTTCCATCATCTTTGCTCAAATCATTTTCTATTCCTGCAGGATTTCCGATAAGGCCTTCTGGGTCATAAACAAAGCATAAAAGTGTTTCACAATCGGGATGCATTTGATATCTGGCAATATCTTCTATTAATTGGCTACCAACTTCTTTAGCAGTTAAACCTCGTCTTGCTTTCTTCCTTAGCTTTGTAAAAAATAAACATCCTACTGTAAAAGTGATCATGATCTCTGGTGTTGATGCGGCCGCTCAGGATGTAGCGCTGGAAAATGGTGCTGATGCTTTTCTCAAAAAACCATTTACCAAAACGCAGTTGCACCAGACGGTTACAGATATACTGAATACGGAAGAAGCTGTTAATTCGCCTGCCTAAACTTGCAATTAATTGTCATCCATTTTGCGGATATGTTGTAACCCGGAGAAGGTACCAGTCATTAAAACTGTCATTTTTATCTTTTATAGTGGTCATCTTATTGACCCTACAAAACTACTATGCGCCTTTTCCGGATACTTATGCGTAACAGCTCAAACTTTTTGCGGGAAGCGGCTCCATACCCATTACGATATGGTCAGCGACTATGCATTAGAGGGCAGGCTTTGAAGAGGTTCCCTGTAAATGACATAGTCCCATCTCGATTGTTTGTCACCCTACTAATATAACAATGCCGGAGATCTTGTCTCCGGCATTGTTATATTACATATAGCAGTCTATATCGTTTATTCACATTAAATACAATTACAGCGCCACGCCACCAGTCACCTCGATCCGCTGTCCATTCACCCATTTGGCATCATCACTGCAAAGGAAAGACACTACACCACCTACATCATCAGGCTGGCCGACACGCCCCAGTGCCGTGATACCTTCTACAAATTTGCGCATTTCAGGACTGTCCTCCATAGCAGCACCGCCAAAGATAGCTCCCGGCGCCACCACATTTGCTGTAATGCCTCTTGAACCAAGTTCAGCAGCCAGATACCTGGTATATACATCCAGGCCACCCTTCATAATTCCGTAAGCTGAAACTCCCGGGTAGGAGATCCTCGATACAGCAGATGAAATGTTTACAATTTTTCCGCCATCTTGCAAAAGTGGTAACATTTTTTGAGTGAGGAAGTAAACGCCTTTCAGATGGATGTTCATCATCTCATCAAACTTGCTTTCTGTGGTCGCCTCAATGGGCGCATTATAACTGGTACCAGCGTTATTTATCAGGAAATCAAAGTGAGTCCTTCCAAATGTGGTGTCCAGTGCATTGCTTAGTTGTACTCCAAAGGCTTCGAAACTTTTAACGTCCATCGTATTGAGTGGCAGGGCTATAGCCTTACGGCCCAGCATATGAATAGCGGCTATCGTCTCTTCCGCACTTGTCTTGTTGTTAACATAAGTGATAATGATATCGTTGCCTTTCTGTGCCAGGCTTACTGCAATATTCTGACCGATACCCCTTCCTCCGCCTGTTATTAACGCAATTTTTGATGTGCTCATTTGTCGTATTTTTTGATTAAAAGACAGTACAAAATTGCGGTAATTGCCAGATGGGGCCTATGTTATCAGCAATCCATTTTATGTATAATTCAAACTTTTTGCCTGGGAGCGATACGTACCCGGGGGAATAGAGGTTTCATTCTTAAAGAACTTTGCGAAATGCGCAAAGTCTGAAAATCCAAGGCTATCAGCGATTTCCGCAATAGTCCAGTTTGTTTGACGTAGTAAGATCTGCGCCTACTTCAGGATCCTTCCGGCTATCAATGCAGATGTTGTCAGGCCAGTGGTTTCTTTTAATATTTTATTCAGGTGATTGACGTGTATATTGAGCTCGTTAGCATAGTCTGCGGCAGTTCGCAATTTGATTTCCTGATGAGGATTGTCCAGTGGGAACTGCCTTTCCAGCAGCTCAATAAACAGGGACGTTGTGCGTGCGAAATTGCTGTGATTGGGGTGAGCCATTATCGTTGACTGCAACTGTTGTCCAAAATGGATGAGCTCAAGTGTATAAGTACGCAGCAGGTCATATTTGTAAGCATAAGTTGAGGTGATAGCGGTATGCATCTTTTCATAGATGCTCTTCACTATTTTCACGTCCCCCTTCTCCAGCGAGAACAAAGGATGTTCAGGTGATTTATAGATCGGCAGTTCGTCCAGCACTACACCACTCCTGGTTGGATGAAGGAACTCTGGCGTGAACACACAACACATGCCCGACTGCCTTTCCATCGGCAACCAGGTTATAGGGCTTTTGGGTGTCGTAAATATCAATGTTGGCTGCGAGAGGCTTCTAATGCCATCAGGGTAGCCAATTTTTGATTGGCCTACCAACAGACTGACTTTATAAAAGGTACGGCATTGATAAGGTTGGGTCGGCATATCCTGAACGGTCTGCCGGATCTTTGACATGTTAAAGACATTGAAATGGCCGATCTCATCCTGAATACCGGCTGGTAACAAGGCCTTTAGTTCAAGCGAAGACCCGGAGGCGAAGTGTTTGTCAAGATCATTAAACGATACACTATTCATAGCACAATATGTATAAATCAAATTTAGCCAATTTTTCTGACTACCCGTTTTGATCTCTGCAGGCTGTCTTACTATACAAGATCTGTTTAACAATCGACTGATATCCGGGAGTGAACTGCGAATTCAATTTGTACCAGGGCATTTCAAATTACATTCATGTAAGTCAGAAGTGACAGGCAGAGATACTATTAATATCCAAATAGACTATTGACAAACAATGCAGTGTGTTTCATCAAAAAATGTCAAAATTTCAAACAAACTATCCGTAAACCGGTTCGACTTTGTGCCCCCCGCAAGCTTTAAACCTTCAGGTCAAAAGATCCGGGGGCTTTGTATTTTGAGCCGATATTATATCTTTAGGATAATTAAAGTCTGGAATTATGAATTTTAGATCACTGACCATAGCCATTACCATCCTTTTTGCTGCCTGTGATAACAACAATCAGCCGAAAGAAGAAAATAGTTTACCCGCATTTATGGAGTATACCGTCCTAAATGTATACCCTCACGACACAACGTCCTATACAGAAGGCCTATTAGTCCACAACAACGAACTATTTGAAAGTACTGGCCGTGAAGGATTTAGTAAGTTTGCCCAAATAGACCTCACTACCGGTAAGCCAATCAGAGAGCATTATATTGACAAATCTATTTTTGGAGAAGGCATCGCGATCTTCGACAACAAAATATTCCAACTTACCTACCGTAGTAATAAGATCTTTGTTTACGATCTGAAGGATTTTAAAAAAATAGCTGAATACCCATGGCCCGGAGAAGGTTGGGCATTGACGCACGACGGAAAAAGTCTCATAGCCAGTACCGGCACCTCCAATCTGCAATACCTGGATCCAAATACACTACAGGTGCAAAAGACACTTAGTGTGACCGATCAGAACGGTCCGGTTACTAACATCAACGAATTGGAATATGTAGATGGGTTTATTTACGCCAACCAGTTTCTGACCAATAATATTTTGAAGATTAATGCGGAAAGTGGACGCGTTGTTGCGAAAGCAGACCTGACGGATATCTTTGCGCATGGTGGCAAGGTATTCAATCCTGATCAGCTGCCTGACCCTCATGAAGACGTATTGAATGGCATCGCTTATGATAGTGCAAGGGCCAGCTTTCTGATAACCGGAAAACAATGGCCTTATTTATTTGAAGTGAAGTTCAGGTAAACTCGTCATCATAAAATTGCATATGACTTGCAAGTAATTTGGATACACCTTTACACGGTTTGGAAACATCGCATTCTCCGTCTTTAGGGAAATTTGCATTCATGCAACAATCAGTAAAATTTAAGAACAGCACATGGCTGGTAGCAGCCAATCTTCATCTGCCTGAGAATTTTGATGCGCAACATCAATATCCGGCTATTATATGCGTGCATCCGGGAAGTAGTGTAAAGGAGCAAACGGCCGGTCTGTATGCAGAAAAACTAGCGCAGGCAGGGTTTGTAGCACTGGCTTTCGATGCTTCTTTTCAAGGGGAGAGTGGCGGCGAACCACGGTATCTTGAAGATCCTGCTACCAGGGTGGAAGATATCAGGTGTGCGGTGGATTATCTTACCACTATAGCATTTATAGCTAATGATCGTATTGGCGTACTGGGCATTTGTGCAGGTGGTGGCTATGCGGCAAATGCTGCCTTAACTGAAAAACGGATTAAAGCAGTAGGCACTGTGGTTGCGGCGAATTTTAGCCGTGCTTACCGGGAGTTGAATGCATTACAGATATTGGAGGCTGTGGGTCAACAACGTACTGCAGAAGCTAACGGAGCAGAACCGCTGATCACGCAATGGACACCGGCATCTATTGAAGAAGCGAAGCAGGCTGGGCCTGTAGAAGTGGATATGGCAGCAGCCATCGATTATTACAGAACGCCTAGAGGAGAACATCCAAATTCCTGTAATAAGTTGCGGTTTACAGGTATGGGAGCCGCTATTGCATTTGATGCATTTCATCTTGCAGATCAGTTGCTGACACAGCCGCTTATGGTAATAGTTGGAGATAAAGTCGGTGCATTTGGTTCTTACAGAGATGGATTTGAATTGTATAATAAGGCTGCTGCTGTCAATAAAAGTATTCATGTAGTGCAGGGTGCGGGTCATTATGATTTATATGATCAGCCTTTTGCTACTACTGAAGCGCTTGGTAAACTGGTGCCGTTCTTTAATAGTGTACTTTTGTAGTAGCATGAAAAGCATACATTCCATATCTGAGTTTCATAGGTTGCTATCGCTACCAGATCCATTGCATCCACTGATCAGTGTGATTCGGGTGGAAGATATACGACTGACGGCTGATTTCTTTGCTGAGAATTTTCTGTTCGATTTTTATAGTGTGTCTTTGAAAAGAAATGTGCAGGGCAAGGTGAAATATGGTCAGCAATATTTTGATTTTGATAAGGGTGTGTTGAGTTGTTTAGCGCCCAAACAGATACAGTCGATTAGCGTAGGTGAGCTTGCTATGGATAGTCAGCAAACAGGCACAGGGTATGCGTTGTTGTTTCATCCTGATTTTTTGTTGGGGTCTCCGCTGTCCGGGAAGATAAAACAATATGGTTTCTTTTCTTATGCGGTGAATGAAGCATTGCATTTGTCGGACAGAGAAGAGAAAGATATCATAAATATTTTCCACAAGATCGAACAAGAGTATCAGCATATTGACCGGCATACACAGGATATTCTTATTGCGCAATTGGAGTTGTTATTAAATTATAGCAATCGTTTTTACGAGCGACAGTTCTTTATTCGCAAAGCGACAAATCATACTTTGCTTACGCAGATGGAAGGATTGTTAGAAGAATATTTCAATAATGAAGAAACGTTAAAAAACGGCCTTCCCAGTGTGGAATATCTGGCTAATAAGCTGCGTCTTTCACCACACTATCTGAGTGATATGCTTCGGACGCTGACAGGACAAAGTGCTCAGCAGCATATTCAGGATAAACTGATTGAAAAGGCAAAGGAATATCTTAGTACAACGACATTAACGGTTGCAGAGATTGCTTATGAATTGGGGTTTGGATATCCACAATCGTTCAATAAATTGTTTAAGAAGAAGACGAGTATGTCTCCATTGGAGTTTCGGTCAAGGTTCAATTAAATGATACGGGAACTGAATAATTTAAAAGGGTGTATCAGAAATTCTGATACACCCTTTTAGTATTTTATTGTTTAACAAATTTGAATACCTTCGATCCCAGGTGCACGAAATACACGCCAGGACCCAACTGGCCAACAGCTATAGATCTTCCATAAGCGGATAACTGCAATTGCCCTGAACTATTATATACTTTAATACTAACCGCATTCGTTAGCCCACTTATATAAAGTGTGTTCACAGCAGGATTTGGATATACTGAAATTCCGGGCTGGCCCTCTTTATGCGCTACGCTGGCCATTGTAGCCGTTGCTGCCAATGATGGCCGAACGAGTTTCCAATGGCCACTGAGTTGACCTGCATCTGACCATTGCTGTACATTTCCTCCATTCACCGTACTAAAATTGGATACCTCTACCAATTTACCACTATGCTGTGGTATGATCTTATAATAGTCGTTATCCACAGGTACCATCGAAAACTGTTGATTGGTGCCGGCTACATAACTCCATTGCAGTATATTGGCACCATCTGCGGTGCTCAGGCCTGACACATCTACTGATTTTCCGGAATTTACACAAATGATCTTATAGACTTCATTACCTAAGTGCGTAAAGGTAAATTGCTGATTCGTACCATTCAAAAAGCCCCATTGCTGGATATTGCCACCATCCTGCGTAATCTGACTGTCATCCACATCCATGTACAGTCCGCTGAAACGGTTTTGAAGATAATAGGTACCTGCAATGATGTTTACCTTTTTTAATTTGTTTGTGCTCTGGGCGAAATTAATAATTGGATCTGCATTGCCGCCATCAAGGGGGGAATAAATTTCAAGACTTGATTTTAGAAGATTACCATCTACCATGGCATTGATCTCTTCTGGTGTCATACCAGAACGGTAGAAGAGTAACGTGCGATAATTTGCAGATGGTGCAGTGGAGCCATTCAGATCAAAGGCAGTGGTCACGAGCTTTTCAGCAATTGAGCCCTGTAATACCTTGTCGATGTATAATAGTGTTTTCCCCATTGCATAGTAATGGGTGAGTGTCACTTTATGCCATTGGTTGTCGGTCAGAACTGTAGTACCTGCAATACCTGATGAATAGTCCAGCTTTCCGGCACTATTGATCACTAAGGTTTTTAAACCAGTAGTGGTGCTTAGTTCTGCTAACTGCCCGGTGGAAGATGTTTGGATATCAAAAGAGTAGGTAAAGGAGTGAAGCGTTTCCTCAGGCTTCATCTGAAGCTTGTAGCCAGTCGAGGGGCTTAAGTTTAAATAGGTACCATTTATCTGGTAGGGTTGTGTCTTTCCTGCTTTTAAAGCATCGAACAAAGAAGGAACGATTGCATATTCAAATTCAAGATGCCCCGCATCATTGGGATGCAGGTCATCATATTTATAACCGGTGGCCCATTTACCTGCTCCATTGTCAAGTGCACCCAGCAAATTGATACTTGCTACATTCCAGGAATGAATCAGTAAATTCATTTGCTTGATGTAATTGTATTCTGTAGCCGTATAATCTTCACGACTGTAACAATTGGTGACGATGGGTTCAATGCCTTGTTGCCTTGCTTTGTTAATGAGCAATTTCATATTGTCTCTGAACTGATCAAAGATCGCCTGACCACCGGTGGTGATACCTTCATTTCCTAAAGAGAGGGCGTAAATAACGTATTTGCCGCAGATGGGTAGTAAGTCTTTATCCCACCGGTTGATCACACTAATGGTGTTGTTGCCAGGAACGGATATGTTCGATACATTCCAGGTTTGACCGGTACCGTTGTTGGCCCTGGTAGTCAGTAACTGAGCGTATAACTGGGCGTATCCCTGGTTGTTGGTGGCACCTGTGCCTGAGGGAACAGAAGATCCCATGATGGCGATGCGACTGGCGTCTTTTGTGGTGCAATATGGCTCAAAGGTAACAGGGTTGACCTGGTTGATCTTCAGGATACCCAGGTAGCCAAAGGTGCCTTCAGATCGGGTCATGGTAAGGTTTATCTGACCATTATCGTCAGGCATGATTATATCTGAGGTGAGGATGGTTTTCGTATTGCCATTGTATCCAGTTCCGCCCAGGTTGGATCCGGAGGTTTGCAGCAGACCGTCGTAGAATGTAGCACCTGTCAGTGAATATCCTGTTACTCTTTTTTCAGGGTCGTTGCGGGTACCGAAGAAATTAAAAACGTAGCCTTTGGTTTTATCCAGTCCTCTTATTGAAAGACTGGAAGACGCAGAGGTGTGAAAGTAATCCTGGGTGGCAGTGGGGATGGCGAGGTCACCTAATAGGCTGGCATCTGGTGATAGCAGGCCTCCATTCTGAATGCCATTGGAAGAAAATGCGGAAGTGATTTTAACATATGCACCTGTTGATGCATTCACTTTATCTACAAGGTTTACCTGGGTGGCAGTAGTACTGGTATTGGTTACATTGTTCCAGTAATTGCCATTGATATCGGGACTGGTGGTGATGTTACCATTGGTTACATCATTGGGACCGAAATCAATATAGGTCGTTTTTAATGCGGTAACAGGTAGTTGGACTTCCGCTATTTTGAGGGCGCCGATATAGGCGAAGGTGCCGGTTTCCCTTTTTACGGTAATGGCGATCTGGCCTTTTGTATCGGGCGTAAGGGTGCTGGTGGCGAGAATGGTGCTGTTGTTACCATTGTAGCCGGTTCCGCCCAGATTCGTACCTGAGGTTTGTAAGGTAGCGCTGTAGGTGGTGTTGCCGACAAGGGTATAATTCGATTTGCGTACTTCAGGATCATTTCGGGTAGCGAAGAAATAAAAGACATATCCTTTGCTTACATCCAGTCCTTTGATGATAAAGCTCGCGGTATTATCAGTATAAAAATAATCCTGCGTGGCGGTGTTGATAGCGAGATCATCCAGGAGAGATGCACTGGGTGATAGCAGGCCGCCGTTGTTAATGCCGTTGGCGCTAAAGCCGGAGGTGATGTTGAGTAATGCACCGGATAATGCATTTTTGTTGGTGACCAGGTATACCGAAGCGGCGGTTGTACTGGTGTTGGTGATGTTGTTCCAGTAATAGCCATTTACATCGGGACTGGTGGTGATGTTACCGTTGGTAACATCATTTGGGCCGAAGTCGATGTAATATGTTCTTTGTGAATAGGTTTTGATTACGAAAGAACATAGGATCAGTAAAAAGTACAGTGACTTTTTCATAGGTTAAGTTTTAGTGAGACGTGGAGCTGTCGGCACCAAAATAATCAGAATGACGGCGATATGGCCGCAGTAAGAAAAAGATTTTAATTCTGAGGTGTAGGTTGGAGAATATGGGAGGGACTGATAGAAAAAACAGAAAATCATATTGATAATCAATATTTAAAACCTCAATTAATTTCATTTACTACTTGTTAGTTATTCGGCAATGAAATAATTTCGGGTAATATTGACTGTGATCGGTTATAGTAAAAACTACAGTAATAGATGAATAATAATCTTGAAAGTCAAAGCCACTCTTTATATAATGCTATTGCTCAAATAATAGTTAAAGCAAGGGCAACTGTTTATAAGAGTACTAATACTATATTATTAAAAACGTATTGGGAAATTGGGAAGCTAATCATTCAGGATGAGCAGGATGGGAAAAACCGTGCAGCCTATGGTAAAGGGTTTTGAAAAGTCTCGCGACTAAACTATCCTCAGAATTTGGAAAAGGTTTTGATGAGAGCAACCTCAGAAATATGCGAAATTTCTTTCTTGCGTTTGAGATTTGGGACGCAGTGCGTCCTGAATTGAGCTGGACGCACTATCGAATCATTAGCAGAGTTGAAAATCAAACACTTAGACTTCAATTAATCAGTCATGCCATTGAAGGGAATTGGAATAGCCGCACATTACAACGAAATATTGATAGCCAATATTTAGGAAGATTACTTAAACTCCCGGAAAGTAAATCAACAGAGACAACACATTTTATAAAGGACCCTTATCTTTTCGAATTTTTAGGATTCCCGTCAGGTACAGTCCCCACAGAAACTAAAATTGAATCTGCCCTTATTAGTCATTTACAACAATTTTTGATGGAGCTTGGAAAGGGATTTGCATTTGTCGCAAGACAGCAGCATATTGTTACTGATACGTCTGACTTTTACATTGACCTTGTATTTTACAACTACTACCTTAAATGTTTTATTCTCCTAGACCTAAAGACACACAAACTCACCCATGAAGCCATTGGGCAAATGGATATGTATGTAAGGATGTATAATGATTTAAAAAAGGGAGATGATGACAATCCAACTATCGGAATCATTTTATGTACTGAAAAGGATGAAACTATTGTAAAGTATTCGGTATTGGCAGAAAATGAAAAACTATATGCCAGCAGGTATCGGCTTTATCTTCCAGATGAAAGTGAGTTAAAAAGGCTGATCGAGGAGGATAGAGTGAGGTTTGAGCTAAGTTATACACCAAAAGAAACATAAAAACTGAAAAAGCCGTCAGATGACAGCCATGATATATCAGGAAAATATTTTTGTCGCAAACAGACCAGCGTTTACACAACATTAGCATTGGCGTTGCTGATCAACCGGGGTTTAATTTCTTCTTTACACCGGCGGAGTTCCTGAAGAGATCTTAATCAATATCCAATTGATATTTGTAGAGCAATGCTTCTAGCTGGAAAAGATTGAACTTTGCTTTCTTCATCTTATTAAATTCAGGTTCGATGGAGAAATTCATTGCGCCCCTGAAGTCAGTCTTTTCCAGGTTGGTATTGGAAAACCTGGTGAGCGTGAGATCTGATTGGGTGAATTTACATTCGGAGAGGTCGGCATCTGAAAAATCTGCTTCTTTCAGGCTACATTCTATAAAAGGAGTCTTCTTCAGGTTTCTGCCTAAAAATATAGCGTAGTTCAGGTTACATTTTTCAAATTTAAAAGAGAACTGCAATTTGCTGCATAGAGCAAAGTTCACACCGAGCAATTTGCATTCGGTAAAGACAATACTTCTGAACCCGGTATTCTTCACTACTGCCATAGAAAAATCGCAGCCATCAAAAGTGCAGTCTTCGAAGGTGGTATTGGAGAGATCACAATTACTGAAAATGCATTTGTCGAATTTGCATTTGTAGAACTCCCAATTCTTTAGTGGCGTTTCAGTAAAGTCTATTGCCATGAATTCCTGTCTTTCGTAAAATTTTTCTTCTTTGTCGTCCCATGTATTTTTCATGGCATTAAGGTAAAACAAAAATCGTCTTTTTGATCAGAGAAAGGTGCTTTTTTGTTTTTTTGGCAGAGCAGTTTAATAAACGGGTGTGAATGTATTGACTCGTATTTGTTTGAATATATTTCTTGTGAACTGACAGTTATTTGTTTGCATATTTCTCTTTTAAATTGATGGGCCCTACGAGCAAATTCAGACCACCTTCGCCCTTTTTTGAATTAGCATGCACCCTGCTACAAACACTATTATTGCCAATACACACACGACTAAATATAGGGGTAACCCTAACAAACCTAAATAATCCTGCTGGGCCTTTGGCAGGAATAAGAACAATACAAACGTGGTATTACTTACCGCATGTACAATAATCCCGGGTATGACAGATCTTGTTTTATAATACACCCATCCTAAGAATAGCCCTGCAAAGAAAGCAGGCAAAGACTGCCACGGATTTAGATGTATCAATGCAAAAAACAATGCTGAATATAAGATTGCTTTGCGGGGGGAATAATTTTGCAATAAGCCTTTTAACACAATACCACGACAAAGTGTTTCTTCCAATATCGGTGCGACAACGGATATCATGATGATGGAGAAGATATCATTCTTAAAGA
This Chitinophaga sancti DNA region includes the following protein-coding sequences:
- a CDS encoding PDDEXK nuclease domain-containing protein; amino-acid sequence: MKDPYLFEFLGFPSGTVPTETKIESALISHLQQFLMELGKGFAFVARQQHIVTDTSDFYIDLVFYNYYLKCFILLDLKTHKLTHEAIGQMDMYVRMYNDLKKGDDDNPTIGIILCTEKDETIVKYSVLAENEKLYASRYRLYLPDESELKRLIEEDRVRFELSYTPKET
- a CDS encoding pentapeptide repeat-containing protein, giving the protein MKNTWDDKEEKFYERQEFMAIDFTETPLKNWEFYKCKFDKCIFSNCDLSNTTFEDCTFDGCDFSMAVVKNTGFRSIVFTECKLLGVNFALCSKLQFSFKFEKCNLNYAIFLGRNLKKTPFIECSLKEADFSDADLSECKFTQSDLTLTRFSNTNLEKTDFRGAMNFSIEPEFNKMKKAKFNLFQLEALLYKYQLDID
- a CDS encoding type II CAAX endopeptidase family protein; the protein is MDHQAYPELKSLLKLFLMLLLFMIIIGLIGGFYVGFSKTPLDPLTKSFINLISYTAAMIATIWYAARLSKKEQPESFELGFNKIQLWLIPLLIISTIALTVGLERVSSLVPMPDSVAEFFDDLFKNDIFSIIMISVVAPILEETLCRGIVLKGLLQNYSPRKAILYSALFFALIHLNPWQSLPAFFAGLFLGWVYYKTRSVIPGIIVHAVSNTTFVLFLFLPKAQQDYLGLLGLPLYLVVCVLAIIVFVAGCMLIQKRAKVV